Proteins from a single region of Palaemon carinicauda isolate YSFRI2023 chromosome 32, ASM3689809v2, whole genome shotgun sequence:
- the LOC137625652 gene encoding uncharacterized protein — translation MSSLLKLRELATDLGLAGDDAVEFITRQQNIEREERAQEREYKKLEAERELELRKLEERSKDRQHEIDMLAKRAVAPTNVSSTCPRLSSDEIKLLSFKEASVTPELRSTLKDRKWHTFDELINEADTYAAAHNLYTKLSKSSSRKSVVNNTNSLKNSDHSVVQPNITKVKRKIVCHSCGLEGHIRPQCPQNKSLIRKENPMIHNVITSSDHTSDDSGVANVVPHKVNFVFGSTVSGSLKFENCKVNGANISTMVRDTGCTCIVVSEQLLPSIPFDEHTKFASVSDYLGRTDKFPVVKCHIACDYFTGWTEVVKAPIKFCGVLIGQVEDNDISTCQSVMTRGQVKADSARPAPLITNKSKVLGDLNVSVSDFKQEQIYCPSLQSIREKLDKYITEISKGNVYQYIIDKGFLYRKCIQSNNRVMLGVKVLVVPRKFRELIMKMAHDSLLAGHFSNCKTEDKVFALYFWPGATADILRYCRSCDICQRTTSQGRVKKAPLQTVPIITEPFAKVAADIVGPLSPPSEDGHRFILTLVDCATRYPEAIPLKRIDSISCAEALLSIFTRIGIPKEVLSDRGRQFVSSVMEEVHKLLNIKPIFTSPYHPQANGYCERFNGVLKSIIKKICSDYPRCWHRYLPCALFAVREIPNNTLGFFPFELIYGRNVRGPLSILKELFTNQDLNEEIRNSYEYVLDLRDRLEETAQIALQNAKVHFSKYKTYYDLKTSDRKFVIGDEVLLLLPSDTNKVLSQWQGPYKVIGKKVLDTESGTEPDVNPYLTAEQKAELSILLDSYKDVLSDIPGCVKNFSHSIQLTTTEPVKRKPYAVPYHLREVFNREVDKLLELDIIEASISNYCSPVVLVKKSDASYRMCIDFRQLNAATVFDCEPIPTIDENLDKFSNCKYLSEIDLAKAYYQVPMEESCRKYTAFSTNRGLFQFKRMPFGLSTACSTYNRLMRQVLKNLDHVSFYFDNIFVHSSSWPEHLVALEKVFARLRSWNLTCGPSKCRFGYEVIHYLGYQIGRNSLQPLPDKVQAILDMPFPNLSKPFGLRTDASDHGIGGALLQYDSEGIPFPIAYASQTDHRPLTYLRNIKAHNARLMRWSLLLQEYQFQITSIKGAANVLADALSRNPTPDKERNEEEVGTTYDYVFNMQDLTKKIQPNNLLWNEMHDRAFLSLKNKIAAEPMLLLPDLQTEFVLHTDASNAGLGAILLQEVDGVKHPIAYESKKLPSRETKLSMLPWRRSA, via the exons ATGTCTAGTTTGTTAAAACTAAGAGAACTTGCTACGGATCTTGGTTTAGCTGGTGATGATGCGGTAGAGTTTATCACTCGTcaacaaaatattgagagagaagAGCGAGCACAAGAGCGTGAGTATAAAAAGCTCGAAGCCGAACGAGAGTTAGAACTTAGAAAATTAGAAGAGAGAAGTAAAGACCGGCAGCATGAAATAGACATGCTTGCGAAGAGAGCTGTAGCTCCCACTAATGTGTCTAGCACTTGTCCCAGACTTTCTTCTGATGAAATAAAATTGCTTAGTTTTAAAGAGG CTTCAGTAACTCCCGAGTTGCGCAGTACCCTTAAAGATAGAAAGTGGCATACTTTTGATGAATTGATTAACGAGGCAGATACTTATGCGGCTGCTCATAATTTGTATACCAAATTGTCTAAAAGTAGTTCGAGGAAGTCTGTAGTCAATAACACTAATTCATTAAAGAATTCTGATCATTCAGTCGTACAGCCaaatattacaaaagtaaaaaggaaaatagtttgtCATAGTTGCGGTTTAGAAGGTCATATAAGACCACAGTGTCCTCAGAATAAATCTTTGATAAGGAAGGAGAATCCTATGATTCATAATGTTATAACTAGTTCTGATCATACGAGTGACGATTCCGGAGTTGCTAATGTCGTTCCCCATAAAGTTAATTTTGTTTTTGGCTCTACTGTATCTGGCtctttgaaatttgaaaattgCAAGGTAAATGGTGCTAATATTTCGACCATGGTACGTGATACTGGGTGTACTTGTATAGTTGTGTCGGAACAGTTATTACCATCCATACCTTTTGATGAACACACCAAATTTGCGTCAGTTAGTGATTATTTGGGTAGAACTGATAAATTCCCTGTGGTTAAGTGTCATATTGCTTGTGATTATTTTACGGGATGGACTGAAGTGGTAAAGGCACCCATTAAGTTTTGTGGTGTGCTTATAGGACAAGTGGAGGATAATGATATCTCTACCTGCCAATCTGTTATGACCAGAGGTCAAGTAAAAGCCGATAGTGCTCGTCCTGCTCCCCTGATTACAAATAAATCTAAGGTTCTTGGTGACTTAAACGTGAGTGTGTCGGATTTTAAGCAAGAGCAAATATATTGCCCTTCTTTGCAGAGCATTCGTGAGAAGCTTGAtaaatatattactgaaatatcCAAGGGAAATGTTTACCAGTACATTATTGACAAAGGTTTCCTTTATAGGAAGTGTATACAGAGTAACAATAGGGTGATGTTAGGAGTAAAAGTTCTAGTGGTACCACGGAAGTTCAGGGAATTAATTATGAAAATGGCTCACGATTCGTTATTGGCTGGACATTTTAGTAACTGTAAAACTGAAGACAAAGTGTTTGCATTGTACTTTTGGCCAGGTGCTACAGCTGACATCCTGCGCTATTGTAGATCATgtgatatatgtcaaagaactactTCCCAAGGTCGTGTCAAGAAGGCACCACTTCAAACAGTACCTATAATAACCGAGCCTTTTGCAAAGGTCGCAGCTGATATAGTTGGGCCTTTGTCACCCCCTTCTGAGGACGGTCATAGGTTTATTTTGACATTAGTTGATTGTGCTACCCGTTACCCTGAGGCTATCCCTCTAAAGAGAATAGATTCTATTTCTTGTGCTGAAGCCCTATTAAGTATCTTTACACGTATAGGTATCCCAAAAGAGGTTCTATCAGATAGAGGACGTCAGTTTGTTTCTTCAGTGATGGAAGAAGTGCATAAGTTACTTAATATAAAGCCAATTTTTACATCACCATACCATCCACAGGCTAATGGGTATTGTGAGCGTTTTAATGGGGTATTGAAAAGTATAATTAAAAAGATTTGTTCAGATTATCCTCGCTGTTGGCACAGATACCTTCCGTGTGCCTTATTTGCTGTTAGAGAAATCCCTAACAATACTTTAGGATTTTTTCCTTTTGAACTGATTTATGGACGAAATGTGAGAGGTCCTTTATCCATATTGAAAGAGTTGTTTACTAATCAGGACCTTAATGAAGAAATTAGGAATTCTTATGAGTATGTGTTGGATCTGCGTGATAGGTTAGAGGAAACAGCACAGATCGCACTCCAGAATGCCAAGGTTCATTTTAGCAAATATAAAACTTATTATGATCTGAAAACATCTGATAGAAAATTTGTTATCGGTGATGAGGTTCTGTTACTGTTACCTTCCGACACTAATAAGGTCTTATCTCAGTGGCAGGGTCCATATAAGGTAATTGGCAAGAAAG TGTTAGATACAGAGTCTGGGACTGAACCTGATGTGAATCCTTATCTAACTGCAGAACAAAAGGCAGAGTTATCCATTTTGTTAGACAGCTATAAGGATGTTCTTAGTGATATACCTGGTTGTGTTAAAAACTTTAGTCATTCCATACAGTTAACTACCACTGAGCCTGTCAAGAGAAAGCCTTACGCTGTTCCTTATCACTTAAGAGAGGTATTCAACCGTGAAGTTGATAAATTGTTGGAGCTTGATATAATTGAAGCATCTATATCTAACTATTGTTCACCGGTTGTGCTTGTAAAAAAATCGGATGCCAGTTATCGGATGTGTATAGATTTTAGGCAGTTAAATGCTGCAACAGTGTTTGATTGTGAACCTATTCCTACTATAGATGAGAACTTAGACAAATTTTCAAACTGCAAATATTTGTCGGAAATTGATCTTGCTAAAGCTTATTACCAGGTTCCAATGGAAGAATCCTGCCGGAAATATACAGCATTCAGTACTAATAGGGGATTATTTCAATTCAAAAGAATGCCATTTGGATTAAGTACTGCCTGTAGTACATATAACCGTCTGATGCGCCAAGTGTTGAAAAATTTAGACCAcgttagtttttattttgataacatttttgTTCACTCTAGCTCATGGCCTGAACACTTGGTGGCCCTCGAGAAAGTGTTTGCCAGACTTCGCAGTTGGAATTTAACTTGTGGTCCCTCTAAGTGTCGTTTTGGTTACGAGGTAATTCACTATTTGGGATACCAGATTGGTAGGAACTCTCTGCAACCATTACCAGATAAAGTACAAGCAATTTTGGATATGCCTTTTCCAA ACCTTAGTAAGCCATTTGGTCTGAGAACAGATGCAAGTGATCATGGAATAGGTGGTGCACTGTTGCAATACGATTCCGAGGGTATACCATTTCCTATTGCTTACGCTAGTC AGACTGACCATCGTCCTTTAACTTATCTGAGAAATATCAAAGCTCATAATGCAAGACTGATGCGCTGGAGTCTCCTTCTTCAAGAGTACCAGTTTCAAATAACTTCTATTAAAGGAGCTGCCAATGTTCTAGCTGATGCATTGTCCCGCAATCCCAC TCcggataaggagagaaatgaggaagaggtaggaactacttacgattatgtattcaacatgcaag atctcaccaagaaaattcagcctaataaccttttgtggaatgaaatgcatgaccgggcgtttctttctcttaagaacaaaattgctgccgAGCCTATGcttttacttccagatttgcagACTGAATTCGTATTACAtacagatgcttcgaacgctggattgggtgccatacttctacaagaagtggatggagtgaagcATCCGATTGCTTATGAAAGTAAAAAATTGCCATCGAGGGAAACTAAATtaagtatgctgccgtggagaaGGAGTGCCTAG